The sequence GGACTTCTTCAGCCATTCCCGCCATACCAAATCCACTGGACGCCATCACGTCTCCGTTTTTAATCAGGTCGAGCGCCTCATCCATGCTGCATATCTTATCTGTCATTCTGCTTTCCCTCAATTATTTCAGGGGCGGAAAATCCGCTTTCCGTTTTTCCACAAAAGCCGTCATTCCTTCTACGCGGTCCGGACTGTCGTAGCACTGCCTGGTCAGCATTTCTTCCAGTACGATCCCTGTTTCCAAATCCGTCTCCGCGCCGCGGCCGATCGCCTGCTTCGCGGCGGCGACTGCCATCGGTGAATTGGCCGCGATCCTGTTTGCCATCGCAATCGCTTCATCCAGCAATTCTTCCGGCTCCACAACCTTATTGACAAGACCGATCCTGCAGGCTTCCTGCGCGTCGATACGTTCTGCCGTCATAATCAGTTCCTTGGCCTTGCCCGGGCCCAGTAAACGAACCATCCTCTGCGTTCCGTTAAAGCCCGGGATGATTCCCAGCCCTGTTTCCGGCTGGCAGAAAACCGCCTTTGAGGATGCGATCCGTATATCACAGGCCATCGACATTTCCGTTCCGCCGCCCATGGAGTAGCCGTTAACCGCCGCAATGACGGGTTTGCGCAGTAATTCCAGCTTACGGAAGAATTTCACTCCCACATGCGTAAAATACATTCCCTGTTCGACATCAAGCTGCAGCATATACTTTACGTCCG comes from Christensenellaceae bacterium and encodes:
- the crt gene encoding short-chain-enoyl-CoA hydratase, whose translation is MTDVTVQKQGPVGIMTLSSDKGLNIFSVELFEKMTACVDDLDADPNIRAIIITGEGKAFMAGSDVKYMLQLDVEQGMYFTHVGVKFFRKLELLRKPVIAAVNGYSMGGGTEMSMACDIRIASSKAVFCQPETGLGIIPGFNGTQRMVRLLGPGKAKELIMTAERIDAQEACRIGLVNKVVEPEELLDEAIAMANRIAANSPMAVAAAKQAIGRGAETDLETGIVLEEMLTRQCYDSPDRVEGMTAFVEKRKADFPPLK